From a region of the Asterias amurensis chromosome 2, ASM3211899v1 genome:
- the LOC139933924 gene encoding aminomethyltransferase, mitochondrial-like yields the protein MVGLRKAGVLLNVLYRKKIGLTSGATSTLRRCQSEDAALKRTPLYDFHVAQGGNMVPFAGWSMPVMYKEGLAAEHTHCRTQAVIFDVSHMLQSKIYGKDRIKFVESLTVADLEGLKENTGTLSLLLNDKGGIIDDLVMSKTDQDYIYMVTNAGCTEKDLPHIQGKLVDFKAAGHDVTFEPIYDMGLLALQGPLMSKVLQAGLSDDLSKLTFMTTTTADIFGIPCRITRCGYTGEDGVEISVPADRTVELTERLLGSPDAPVKMAGLGARDSLRLEAGMCLYGNDIDESTTPIEATLAWTIAKRRRELRDFPAADFILQQLKDKPTRKRVGLLSNGAPPRAGAMILDEAGNEIGHVTSGCPSPTLKVNVAMGYVKTPSSKVKTKVKVQVRKRELDAEVAKMPFVPSNYFTGK from the exons ATGGTGGGACTGCGAAAGGCAGGAGTACTTCTGAATGTGCTTTATAGAAAGAAAATTGGACTGACTTCTGGTGCTACAAGCACTCTGAGACGTTGTCAGAGTGAAGAT GCCGCATTGAAAAGGACCCCTCTGTATGACTTTCATGTCGCACAAGGCGGAAACATGGTCCCCTTTGCTGGTTGGTCGATGCCTGTTATGTACAAAGAAGGCCTAGCCGCCGAGCACACACACTGCCGCACTCAAGCAGTGATCTTTGACGTATCACATATGCTGCAAAGCAAGATCTACGGCAAGGACAGGATTAAATTTGTGGAGAGTTTAACTGTCG CTGATTTGGAGGGATTAAAGGAAAACACAGGCACCCTCAGTCTACTACTGAACGACAAAGGTGGTATCATCGATGATTTGGTGATGAGTAAAACAGATCAAGACTACATCTACATGGTGACTAACGCTGGGTGTACCGAGAAGGATCTACCGCATATACAG GGTAAGCTTGTAGATTTCAAGGCTGCGGGGCATGATGTAACCTTTGAACCTATCTATGACATGGGTCTCCTAGCATTGCAGG GTCCACTCATGTCTAAGGTGCTGCAGGCAGGCCTGTCAGACGACCTCAGTAAATTAACTTTCatgacgacgacgacggcgGACATCTTTGGTATACCTTGTAGGATCACTAGATGTGGCTACACAGGAGAAGATGGAGTTGAG atTTCAGTTCCCGCCGATAGGACGGTGGAGTTGACCGAGAGGTTACTAGGTTCTCCAGACGCACCGGTCAAAATGGCCGGTCTGGGTGCCAGGGACTCATTGCGCTTGGAGGCAGGGATGTGTCTCTATGGCAACGATATTGATGAGAGTACGACACCAATAGAAGCCACACTTGCCTGGACCATTG CCAAGAGGAGGAGGGAGTTACGAGATTTCCCTGCCGCAGATTTTATACTCCAACAACTCAAAGATAAACCCACCAGGAAACGTGTCGGACTTTTGTCTAATGGTGCCCCTCCAAGAG CCGGTGCTATGATCCTCGACGAGGCAGGCAACGAAATAGGTCATGTGACCAGCGGATGTCCATCGCCAACACTCAAGGTCAATGTGGCCATGGGCTACGTCAAGACACCAAGCTCAAAGGTCAaaacaaaggtcaaagttcaagtcCGCAAGAGGGAGCTGGATGCCGAGGTAGCCAAAATGCCATTTGTTCCATCCAATTATTTCACCGGCAAATGA
- the LOC139934107 gene encoding uncharacterized protein, which produces MTTLWNAERLFETVATPDAAIEFCKERELIADAPDCQYCLHPLTWSVKTAHADGYSWRCTHRGCLKRSRNCSIRHGSWFSDSKVSLKKILELTYYWAARATTSVAIKETSVHEGESTSYKTVVDWFTFCREVCLRVVEEKCSKGIGGPGMTVEIDENKLGRRKYSRGRLVEGEWVLGGICRETKETFLIEVPKRDSETLISLLKEYVAAGSTVVSDCWKADDCLGQENVAHLKVSHSLKFVDPTTGAQTKNIACQWGQIKRSLPSTHANSSTDGFGFRLAEYMWRQQNVSVDHFEQILSDILLLYKPPTLF; this is translated from the coding sequence ATGACCACTCTATGGAACGCTGAGAGATTGTTTGAGACTGTTGCCACGCCGGATGCTGCTATTGAGTTCTGCAAGGAACGTGAACTGATAGCCGACGCCCCCGATTGTCAGTACTGCCTCCACCCGTTGACATGGTCCGTAAAGACCGCGCATGCCGACGGGTACTCGTGGCGGTGCACACATCGGGGGTGTCTGAAACGATCTCGGAATTGCAGCATCCGTCATGGCAGCTGGTTTAGTGACAGTAAGGTGTCTCTGAAGAAGATCCTCGAGCTCACCTACTACTGGGCGGCACGCGCGACAACGTCTGTGGCAATAAAGGAAACATCAGTCCACGAAGGTGAAAGTACTAGTTATAAGACTGTCGTGGACTGGTTTACCTTTTGCCGCGAAGTTTGTCTTCGTGTCGTCGAGGAAAAGTGCAGCAAGGGGATCGGCGGTCCGGGCATGACCGTCGAGATTGACGAAAACAAACTCGGTCGCCGGAAGTACAGCCGAGGTCGTCTGGTTGAGGGTGAGTGGGTGTTGGGCGGCATTTGCCGTGAGACAAAGGAAACTTTCCTGATTGAGGTTCCTAAGCGGGATTCAGAGACCCTTATTTCTCTACTTAAGGAATATGTGGCCGCTGGATCCACAGTCGTATCGGACTGTTGGAAAGCAGATGATTGCCTCGGTCAGGAAAATGTTGCCCATCTGAAGGTAAGTCACTCCTTAAAATTCGTTGATCCCACCACTGGCGCACAAACTAAAAATATTGCTTGCCAGTGGGGGCAGATCAAGAGGAGTCTGCCGAGCACCCACGCAAACAGTTCAACAGACGGCTTCGGTTTCCGTCTGGCGGAATACATGTGGCGCCAACAAAATGTCTCCGTCGATCACTTCGAGCAAATCCTCAGTGACATCTTGCTGTTGTACAAACCACCAACACTTTTCTGA
- the LOC139950275 gene encoding 2-Hydroxyacid oxidase 1-like isoform X2 encodes MSSLRTLPCGSAWDRMTYQPVCIADFEHYLRRNLSSPWCEYFTVGANDGQTHADNVKAFKRYRLRPRCLRDVSNRDIRSSILGHDLEFPVGVSPSACHAVVHKDGEIATAKGAASSGSAFILSVWANTSLEDVAASVPVETPLFMQLNVFADREMTMSVVRRVEATGRYRGLVVTVDQPIRGKRLSSHPIMPSHLRYANIKIPENLDDKDVVRVYDPSFCWKDITWLKEFTSLPLILKGILTAADARMAVSHGAAGILVSNHGGRQLDGVCATIDALSEVVDAVRGSNVEVYLDGGVRNGTDVLKALALGARAVFIGRPAIWGLAYDGEAGVKKVLGILKEEFSTAMALSGCASLADITPDLVTTPSYSKL; translated from the exons ATGTCATCACTACGAACTCTTCCATGTGGG TCTGCATGGGACAGAATGACTTATCAACCAGTGTGCATTGCTGATTTTGAACATTATCTGAGGCGAAATCTGAGTTCGCCATGGTGTGAATACTTCACTGTTGGAGCCAATGATGGGCAGACACACGCAGACAACGTCAAGGCTTTTAAAAG GTATCGTCTTCGACCAAGGTGTCTGCGTGACGTGTCCAACCGCGACATCCGCTCCAGTATATTGGGTCATGACCTTGAATTTCCGGTAGGGGTCTCCCCCTCTGCTTGCCATGCAGTCGTTCACAAAGATGGAGAAATTGCAACAGCGAAAG GCGCAGCAAGCTCAGGGTCAGCATTCATCCTCAGTGTTTGGGCCAACACTTCCCTGGAGGACGTGGCCGCATCAGTGCCAGTGGAAACACCACTCTTCATGCAACTCAATGTCTTCGCTGATCGAGAGATGACGATGAGTGTGGTTCGGCGTGTAGAAGCCACGGGTCGGTACAGGGGACTGGTTGTAACGGTTGACCAACCGATACGTGGCAAAAGGCTTTCGTCTCATCCCATAATGCCTTCACATTTAAG GTATGCTAACATTAAGATTCCAGAAAACCTCGACGACAAAGACGTCGTCAGGGTATACGACCCTTCATTTTGCTGGAAGGACATCACGTGGTTAAAGGAGTTTACATCACTACCGCTCATTTTGAAGGGAATACTCACGG CCGCAGACGCACGGATGGCTGTGAGCCATGGAGCAGCTGGTATATTGGTATCCAACCACGGCGGCCGGCAACTTGATGGTGTGTGTGCTACA ATAGACGCACTATCTGAGGTTGTGGATGCTGTACGGGGTTCTAATGTTGAGGTCTATTTAGATGGAGGAGTACGTAACGGAACAGATGTACTCAAAGCTCTCGCCCTCGGGGCCAGGGCCGTCTTCATCGGCCGGCCGGCGATCTGGGGTCTCGCTTATGAT GGAGAAGCAGGAGTCAAAAAGGTTCTTGGTATTCTGAAAGAAGAATTCAGCACAGCTATGGCGCTATCAG GTTGTGCATCTCTAGCTGATATAACACCAGATTTGGTAACCACACCGTCCTACAGCAAGCTTTAA
- the LOC139950275 gene encoding 2-Hydroxyacid oxidase 1-like isoform X1, translated as MHTCTFIVISQSLSVSYTATTLFIFLNFTNVEDRTYIGVRQQQKSAWDRMTYQPVCIADFEHYLRRNLSSPWCEYFTVGANDGQTHADNVKAFKRYRLRPRCLRDVSNRDIRSSILGHDLEFPVGVSPSACHAVVHKDGEIATAKGAASSGSAFILSVWANTSLEDVAASVPVETPLFMQLNVFADREMTMSVVRRVEATGRYRGLVVTVDQPIRGKRLSSHPIMPSHLRYANIKIPENLDDKDVVRVYDPSFCWKDITWLKEFTSLPLILKGILTAADARMAVSHGAAGILVSNHGGRQLDGVCATIDALSEVVDAVRGSNVEVYLDGGVRNGTDVLKALALGARAVFIGRPAIWGLAYDGEAGVKKVLGILKEEFSTAMALSGCASLADITPDLVTTPSYSKL; from the exons ATGCATACATGCACATTTATTGTAATCTCACAATCACTAAGCGTATCGTATACCGCGACCACATTATTCATTTTTCTAAACTTCACCAACGTCGAAGATAGGACTTATATCGGTGTCAGACAGCAGCAAAAG TCTGCATGGGACAGAATGACTTATCAACCAGTGTGCATTGCTGATTTTGAACATTATCTGAGGCGAAATCTGAGTTCGCCATGGTGTGAATACTTCACTGTTGGAGCCAATGATGGGCAGACACACGCAGACAACGTCAAGGCTTTTAAAAG GTATCGTCTTCGACCAAGGTGTCTGCGTGACGTGTCCAACCGCGACATCCGCTCCAGTATATTGGGTCATGACCTTGAATTTCCGGTAGGGGTCTCCCCCTCTGCTTGCCATGCAGTCGTTCACAAAGATGGAGAAATTGCAACAGCGAAAG GCGCAGCAAGCTCAGGGTCAGCATTCATCCTCAGTGTTTGGGCCAACACTTCCCTGGAGGACGTGGCCGCATCAGTGCCAGTGGAAACACCACTCTTCATGCAACTCAATGTCTTCGCTGATCGAGAGATGACGATGAGTGTGGTTCGGCGTGTAGAAGCCACGGGTCGGTACAGGGGACTGGTTGTAACGGTTGACCAACCGATACGTGGCAAAAGGCTTTCGTCTCATCCCATAATGCCTTCACATTTAAG GTATGCTAACATTAAGATTCCAGAAAACCTCGACGACAAAGACGTCGTCAGGGTATACGACCCTTCATTTTGCTGGAAGGACATCACGTGGTTAAAGGAGTTTACATCACTACCGCTCATTTTGAAGGGAATACTCACGG CCGCAGACGCACGGATGGCTGTGAGCCATGGAGCAGCTGGTATATTGGTATCCAACCACGGCGGCCGGCAACTTGATGGTGTGTGTGCTACA ATAGACGCACTATCTGAGGTTGTGGATGCTGTACGGGGTTCTAATGTTGAGGTCTATTTAGATGGAGGAGTACGTAACGGAACAGATGTACTCAAAGCTCTCGCCCTCGGGGCCAGGGCCGTCTTCATCGGCCGGCCGGCGATCTGGGGTCTCGCTTATGAT GGAGAAGCAGGAGTCAAAAAGGTTCTTGGTATTCTGAAAGAAGAATTCAGCACAGCTATGGCGCTATCAG GTTGTGCATCTCTAGCTGATATAACACCAGATTTGGTAACCACACCGTCCTACAGCAAGCTTTAA